In one window of Littorina saxatilis isolate snail1 linkage group LG11, US_GU_Lsax_2.0, whole genome shotgun sequence DNA:
- the LOC138980570 gene encoding uncharacterized protein isoform X1, giving the protein MSAKIIVLLACVSACVAHLCMLSPPQRSPLTGINKPGSRSCFMLGAPCGKQAPNINKLYLSAGENFTVVFQKNLNHFYAANPGYFSVSIGSESDEKNNRTLTELYRTADTSDPSLTIMTANIMVPRPVVEQPFVIQTQYVSNNPTEPPAFYQCADVVIML; this is encoded by the exons ATGTCTGCTAAGATTATCGTCCTGTTGGCCTGCGTGTCCGCGTGTGTTGCTCATCTGTGCATGCTGAGCCCTCCCCAGCGCTCGCCCTTGACTGGCATCAACAAACCAG GCAGTAGGAGCTGCTTCATGCTGGGCGCTCCGTGCGGCAAACAGGCACCCAACATCAACAAACTGTATCTGAG TGCGGGGGAAAACTTCACTGTGGTGTTCCAAAAAAATCTCAATCACTTCTACGCAGCTAACCCT gGCTATTTTTCTGTCTCGATCGGTTCGGAATCTGACGAAAAGAATAACCGAACGTTGACCGAGCTGTACCGAACAGCCGATACCAGCGACCCGTCCCTCACCATTATGACTGCCAACATTATGGTCCCTCGGCCTGTcgt TGAACAACCCTTCGTGATTCAG ACGCAGTATGTGTCCAACAATCCCACGGAGCCGCCGGCCTTCTACCAGTGCGCTGACGTCGTCATTATGCTGTAG
- the LOC138980570 gene encoding uncharacterized protein isoform X2 — MSAKIIVLLACVSACVAHLCMLSPPQRSPLTGINKPGSRSCFMLGAPCGKQAPNINKLYLSAGENFTVVFQKNLNHFYAANPNNRTLTELYRTADTSDPSLTIMTANIMVPRPVVEQPFVIQTQYVSNNPTEPPAFYQCADVVIML; from the exons ATGTCTGCTAAGATTATCGTCCTGTTGGCCTGCGTGTCCGCGTGTGTTGCTCATCTGTGCATGCTGAGCCCTCCCCAGCGCTCGCCCTTGACTGGCATCAACAAACCAG GCAGTAGGAGCTGCTTCATGCTGGGCGCTCCGTGCGGCAAACAGGCACCCAACATCAACAAACTGTATCTGAG TGCGGGGGAAAACTTCACTGTGGTGTTCCAAAAAAATCTCAATCACTTCTACGCAGCTAACCCT AATAACCGAACGTTGACCGAGCTGTACCGAACAGCCGATACCAGCGACCCGTCCCTCACCATTATGACTGCCAACATTATGGTCCCTCGGCCTGTcgt TGAACAACCCTTCGTGATTCAG ACGCAGTATGTGTCCAACAATCCCACGGAGCCGCCGGCCTTCTACCAGTGCGCTGACGTCGTCATTATGCTGTAG